The Pseudomonadota bacterium DNA window AGAAAAACAGCTTGCTCATAAAGACGCTAACCAGATACGCGCTATATATAACCGTGCAGAGTACCTGCCCGAACGCCACGCCATGATGGAGTGGTGGGCGCAGTATTTAGAAAGAGCCGAAAATGGCGGCGGCAATGTTGTTGAAGGAAAGTTTGGTAATGCCTGAAACAAAGAAATCTATTGACCCAAATTATGTAAAATATGTGAAAGAACGTAGGGTATTTATTTTAGGAGCGGGATTTTCTGCTGCGGCTGGCATTCCTATGACAGGAGAACTATTACAAGCAGCAATGGAGAAATGCAAAAAGGAATGTCCTGGTTTCTACGAAAGAATATGTGGCTATACACAAGCGTACTTCGATTTGGAAGACTCCGAACCTGATTACACTAATTTATCATTTCCTGAAATAGCTACATATTTACATTATATTGAATTAAGGGAATATGGCGGAGGTGAGCGCTGGAATAATAATGGCTCAAAAGAAAATTTAGCATTACGCTTTTATTTATCTAAAACCATTTGTGAATTAACACCCTCGATAGAAAATATTCCTGATTTATACATTAAGTTTGCTGAACAATTAACCGCAGGTGATATAATTTTAACATTTAATTGGGATTGTTTACTAGAGTTGTGTTTAGAGAAGGCTGGGCAAGAATACTCCTACTTGCAAGAGGATAATAAAATAACAATAGTTAAATTACATGGATCAATTAATTGGCGCTTGGATAAAGATGAAGAGACTGATTATCAACTAAATGTAAGGTTCATTACTCTTCTGGGGAAAAGAATCTAGTAGCCCAAAATCATTTGTTGATGCGACCAAAAAAGGGTATGACGTCATATAATTGAACCTCTAAAAATATATGATTTAATCTATAATAGAGGCATGAAAACTATTCTCATTTAATCCTTTGTATTACTTACACATGATTATTACTTATAAAAATTTTCGCTCTAAATATGAGCATAAGAATAAACACTTAAGCAATCACACAACTATTTTATGTTATTATATCACAAAATAATGTAATTTTAAAATATTTATACATCACACTTCTAAGCTGTGGGTCAGAGGTTCGAATCCTCTAGGGCAGGCCATTTTTCTTATTAATAAAAATATTGTTAGGATAATTAAGTATTCATAGGTAGCCATAATGTAAATGTGCTTCCTTTACCATACTCGCTTTCTGCGGTTAGATCTCCCCCCATTATTCTGGCAAACTTACGTGATACTGCAAGGCCTAGTCCGGTGCCTCCATATTTGCGCGTTATTGAACCGTCTCCTTGAGAGAATGATTCAAAAATAGAAGTTAAGTGTTCTTCCTTAATGCCTATACCTGTATCGGAAACTGTAAATTTAAAGACCTCTTTATCATTAAAGGTATCAATATAAACTGATAGTTCAATAGTTCCGTCAGACGTGAATTTACAAGCATTATTTACAAGATTAACTAAACACTGGGTCAATTTTGTAGGCTCACAAAAAACCATTTCAATTTCATCAGACACATTTATTACAAGCTTGTTATTATTCTTCTCGGCACCAACTATGCAAATATTCTCAACATTGCTTATAATCGGAGCAATATATGAGTCTTCCAAAGTAAGGTCCATTTTGCCGGATTCTATCCTTGATAGGTCTAACACGTCATTTATAACATTAGACAGATGTTTAGCAGAGGAGTGTATCTTTTTCAAATCACCCTGCCCTGTTTTTACCCCTTCATCCAAAAGATCTTCCTGTAAAAGCTCACAATAGCCCATGATAGCATTTAACGGAGTTCTAAGCTCATGGCTCATATTAGCAAGGAAATTACCTTTAGCACGACTTGCTTCCTCTACCTTCTTAGTATGTTCATTCATATATTTGTGGTATGATTTTAATTGGGTCAACATCGACTCAAAACTCTTTCCTAATATACTTATCTCATCATTGTCATTTTCTCTTAATTTAGATTTTTCAATGTACACAGATTCCATATCCTCACCGTTAGAATCGGCAATTTTATTTGCAATTGATGAAATATAAACAACGGTAGCCACCTTGGGTTTTATTAATGAATATGCAACAAATATAGTAATTATAATGATTATTATAGAAACTAGAGAGCTTTGCATTATTAACAACTTTTTGCGATGCTTTATATAATCAAGCGAGAAGCCCATTCTAACAACACCTAGATTCTCCAATGGTTCTTGTTCAGATTGTCCCATACTATCGTTTAAACCATCATCTTCAGGAAAATCAGAGTCTTCCATGCTTCTTACCAGAACTACTGTAGAAAAATCATAGCCCTTAATTTCCTTTGAATTAGAGACCATAAAATATGGCTGTATTAAAGATGAAGTTGTTTGATTAGCCTTTTGGGACAGAGAGTCTGTTAGAATTTTTCCAACAAGTTCTTCATCACTGGCAGCCAATACTTTTCCTTTGTGGTTTGTTATAACTACATAATCAACATCCGGTTGCCTCATACGCCCCGCAATAAGTTCATTTAATATTACAGAGTCCTCAGTTAATAAACCGTAATAACTATCATATGCAAAGTTTGATGTGCTGGCCTCACCTCTTTTTTGAATCTCTTCCTTTAACTCTTGTGTAATCCAACTCATAAAGAACAGGTTAAGTGATACACAGACGGCAATGACCACTAAACTAATAAACAATATAGATTTGTATTTTAAACTTCTATTGCGCATTTGTTTAATAAAATTAGTTTTGTTATCAAATCGCCCTCTGTATTTTTGGGTTGTTAATGCTTATGGCCTATTAGAACGAGCGTTTTCTCATTTAAGAATGTTACAAATTTTTCCGGCTCAAAGCCTACAATAGATTTCATATCTGCAGATAAAGAAGCACTACACAGTTTTTCCCCTAATAAAACGCCCGTTGCATGGTAATCTAATTCAAGTGCGAATAAGAAACCAGCTTTAGTAAGGTGTTCCGAATAAACCAATGTAGGCACGTTATTTTCTATAGCTATACGAATAATGAAACGGTATGAGTCCTTATTTATGATAACGGGATCAGGAATAAACATAATCGCGTCATTCATTTTTATAGATTCCCTCAAAGCACTTGGTACATCCTTATTATCTGAAACCATCTTTAAATTTAGTTTAATACCGACCATTTTTGCAGCTTCATGTAACTCCGCAATTATATCATTATTATAACCTTCACTATGTATGATTCCTATTGTCTGCACATTTCCCACACGTTCTCTAAATTGCTTAAACTGGTTAATAAAAGGTGCTCTTAGTGATATTCCATGCATATTGCTTTTATGAATTCTTGTTTGTATGGCAGGAGTAACCAAGCTGTAAAAAACCTTTTCTTCAAAACCCTCTTGTTCCACCAACGATGTTGCGGGATCTCCAATAGAATAAATAACTTTCGGGTGTTCCGGATTATTTCTAATATGTGATTTTATTTCATCAACTAAGGTTTTACCTTTTTTTAATTTTCCATCCATATCATACATATGAATTGCACCAGATTGACCGCACCCCTTATTTAGCCCGTCTACGATCTGCTTACTTTGCGGAGTTTCTTTTGTATTGAAAATATATATCTGTATACGATTTTTACCGCTTGCCTCAGCAATTGTTATGCTGAAGCCTAATATAACGACAACAATGATCTGTATATTTTTAAAATATCGCAACATTATTTTTTTACCTTATTAAAACTTTTTTACACCCAGCATATAACTTCATTACAGATTCATCTTTAATGCTAATTGATGCACCCTACTTGCACGAATCCCGTGCTTATCAAGAGCGTATTTCATACCATATTCAATAAATAGATCCTTAGCCGTTTTCAGCCTTAGTCCAAAAGCAAGATCGGTAGTATGGTCACCACTGCCATCTTTTCTTGTTAATTCATGGCTTCCTATTGCTTCTATACTTAAGGACAACATTCTATCATTTGTAAATTGGCGGTAATATTCAGCGCCTACTACATAATCAAATTCATCCTGCCCTAAATACCCTGCATTAAATTCATAACCAACATTTGCATGCAGGCCAAAACCAAACGTTTCAAACGGAAATGATCTTGAAGCCAAAAGCATTGGCTTCGCACCATAATAGTCTATTCCTTGTAAATTATTAGCATCACCGGTTGGAAACCTTACCTCCAAAACTGAAGCCAGTTGTGTTTGGTCTCCTGAATATAGTGCATATTTTGCCCTTAAAGAAAAATCCCCAACACTTGTATACTCGCCATCCGCTGTAGAATAAGTTGGATCGACTGCCGGATCAAATGAATGTATTGTGCCTGGAAAGAACTGCTTAGTTTCATTTTCAATAAAGGTCGCATTTGCCTTTGCTATTAATCTTGTATGAATAATAGGGACTAAGACACCGAAATCCAGTTTATCAGTTATTCCGTAGCTACCATATAATGCTAGAACATGATTAGTGAGGTCTATTTCAGTATCTACTTGAATATAATCTCGTTCAAACTCATAACATGCTCCTGCAGGTCCACCAATACATATATTAGGCTCAGCTAAATCAACATGCGCAAGGGTCAGTCTTACACCAT harbors:
- a CDS encoding ATP-binding protein, translated to MSWITQELKEEIQKRGEASTSNFAYDSYYGLLTEDSVILNELIAGRMRQPDVDYVVITNHKGKVLAASDEELVGKILTDSLSQKANQTTSSLIQPYFMVSNSKEIKGYDFSTVVLVRSMEDSDFPEDDGLNDSMGQSEQEPLENLGVVRMGFSLDYIKHRKKLLIMQSSLVSIIIIIITIFVAYSLIKPKVATVVYISSIANKIADSNGEDMESVYIEKSKLRENDNDEISILGKSFESMLTQLKSYHKYMNEHTKKVEEASRAKGNFLANMSHELRTPLNAIMGYCELLQEDLLDEGVKTGQGDLKKIHSSAKHLSNVINDVLDLSRIESGKMDLTLEDSYIAPIISNVENICIVGAEKNNNKLVINVSDEIEMVFCEPTKLTQCLVNLVNNACKFTSDGTIELSVYIDTFNDKEVFKFTVSDTGIGIKEEHLTSIFESFSQGDGSITRKYGGTGLGLAVSRKFARIMGGDLTAESEYGKGSTFTLWLPMNT
- a CDS encoding ABC transporter substrate binding protein is translated as MLRYFKNIQIIVVVILGFSITIAEASGKNRIQIYIFNTKETPQSKQIVDGLNKGCGQSGAIHMYDMDGKLKKGKTLVDEIKSHIRNNPEHPKVIYSIGDPATSLVEQEGFEEKVFYSLVTPAIQTRIHKSNMHGISLRAPFINQFKQFRERVGNVQTIGIIHSEGYNNDIIAELHEAAKMVGIKLNLKMVSDNKDVPSALRESIKMNDAIMFIPDPVIINKDSYRFIIRIAIENNVPTLVYSEHLTKAGFLFALELDYHATGVLLGEKLCSASLSADMKSIVGFEPEKFVTFLNEKTLVLIGHKH